In the genome of Brachypodium distachyon strain Bd21 chromosome 3, Brachypodium_distachyon_v3.0, whole genome shotgun sequence, the window AGTTAATCGATTGCAAACATGGGGAAATggtgaaacaaaagaaagggCAAAGCAATACCAGGTCAAACCAGACTGTAACATAGCTATAGCCTATAGGgactctttcttttttcgaaTGGAAAACATAGCTATAGGCATTCAAGTACATTGTGTCAGCAACATCTATATACATGCCaaaccttttatttttgtaccAACTTTTTTTGCAGAATAGGTAAAGACACTAATACCAAAATAAGAATGTTGTGTTTTTGGTTTCATGCCAATGTGTTTTTGGCCAGTAGCACCACAAAGACTACACGCTATCTAAGTAATAGTAGAACTAAAATTAGCAAAACAGAGGAGGGGACTGTAGGTAGATAACCAGAGGCCTGCTAAAAGCTCAAAGATAATTGATTGCATGCCTAGGGAAGGGGTGAATGAAAGACCATGAAAGAGAGAGGAAGTGACTGAGACATGTCATATTGTAggcatttatttatttattattgaaACAGCAAACATAGCTATGCATTCAAGTACATTGTGTTACCAACATTTAGGTTCATATCCAGCAATGTGATAGTGCATTTTTTGCTTGTATAATGGCACTGCAACTGTGCAACTGCACAAGCATTTGTAATCTAATACAGTACACAATACGACAGGCAACATTAAAGGTCCAGAAGAAACAAAGTTTTGGAACAGCCAGCAGCTCATAGGAAATCGACATTGATCTTAATTAAGATAAACTAACAACACAAACATTGGAGAAATTGATTGAATGAAAGAACTAATAGCAGGCAAGGAAAAATCATTACGTTTCCATGATCTGCACCCTCTCTTTGTGCATATAGCAGATCCATAAGGTGGCTTTTCTTACCTGCCTCATGTACAAACTCAAGTCGCCGGGCAATCAACTCACTACTTGACCCCATTCTTCCAACAGCCAGGAATATGTAATTCTCCTGAAAGTCAGATGCATTCTCTGTATTTATTAGAAATCAACTCAATGTATTTTACAATCCAAATTAAAATTGACAAAAGAATCGCAACGTGTCATAGGAAAAATAATTGGACAACTCAAAACAAGTCAGCAGGACATGAATTATCAAACGATAGTTTGATCGGACCAAAAATAGAAAGAGCCAAACTCACTTTCGCATATACAAGTGAATGGACATAGCTCCTCCTGGAATATCAACCGCAGTCCAAAACAGAGGAACTCCTTAATTGGAAGTACAGAGTTCGATGACCTCTAGCACATTCTGGTGTCCCTCATGAATGCTCCTGTGAAACAGATACCATGCTCTGCTTTTAGAAAATGACGGACTGGAACTTACAAGATGAGTTGAATGAACAAGCTTCTCTAGAGATGAGAGAGGAGAAAATAACTGCAAGGTAAAGTTCAGTTCATGTGTCTTCTAAATCTTCTAAAGATAGCAAAGTACACAACAAAATTTAAAGGCTAGCATAACATGTTTTTGTCACTTTTGTTCAGTTCATATATCTCTATTATGCTTTTGTTCTGTACATATCTCTCATTCCACCAAAACACTACAAAATCTGAAAGCACATAGAAATATAATAGCACATTCGATCATTACTGCCATAAAGAGATTATTGAGCCAGGGACTGAGCAAGCTCCCAATTAAtaggataaaaaaaacaggtcGTTAAGAACATGACACATTACGGAAAATGTACATCAAAATCGAGCTCCCTTGTACATATATGAGTAAAAAGTATGTACAACTGCTTGTGGCCTTCTACATGGTAACCTTTTTACCATTGTCTCAAATGTCTACATTGTGAGAACTTCCCTATACACTATGTTTCGCGTAATTGTCCCTTGAGACTTGGCTGACTTGGACAGCAAATCGTTGCCCTTTTTGCCATTTCCAGCGGTGTCTAGGATCTTTCGAGTTTCTGTTCCTCTAGACTTTCCAGATTTGGATCGGACATCCCTGTCGCAATTAGAGATGGCTAATATCTTTATATTTCTTCTAGCGGTGGCTCTAGACAGTGCGACGTACAACTGGCCGTGGGAGAAAACAGGATCAGGCAGGTAAACACCAACATTAGGAATGGTCTGCCCTTGTGCCTTGTTGATTGTCATAGCAAAACTTAGCCTTATTGGAAATTGCTTCCTCTTAAACCGAAAAGGGAACATCTCATCATCGGAGGGGCACAAGGGTATACGAGGGAGGAACACCCTCTTTCCAGCATGTTGTCCTAGCACAATCTCAGCATCGATAGCGTTTTTTTGAAACCCCCGAACAACCAACATTGTTCCGTTGCATAGTCCATTAGCAGGGTCGATGTTCCGCAGAAGTATAACTGGACAGTTAATCTTCAGCTTTAGAACATGTGGAGGAAGCCCATTTGGAGTGGTGAGTTGAGAAATTCAGAGGGGTAGTAGTTGTGGGGATCATCCTTCGCCCGATCAAAGCTGTGATATACCATCTCTTGACCTTGGAAACGCTCTATCATCCTCAAGTTTATCATGTCGACATTTTCATTCTTGGTCGATAGAATTGCTCGAGATGTGATGTAAATCGGGTCGGTCAGGTTCTCATCTAGACAAGGAAAGACATGTTCAATTAGCTGGTCAGCATCCTTCCCAGTACACGGCACACAAATTTCTTGAGGCAGGCAAATGTTGCTGTCCTCGTCTGTCTCCTCGGTGCCATTCCCGACACGTAGCAAGAAATCTGCAAACCACTCATCGTTCTGTGCCCTCATGTTACGAATGAGCTTGAGTTGTCGCATGCTTTCCCATAGGTATGACATGCGCAAAGTCGCATCGGTAATCTAGGGCCTCGTCCCCTTCCGGACAACTGGGAGGACCTGCCTAAAGTCCCCACCAAACACAACGGTCTTCCCCCCAAATGGCAGGTCATGTCGGCCCATTATATCCCGCATGCTATTGTCGAGTGCCTCAACTGCCTGGCGCTTTGTCATGGAGGCCTCGTCCCATATTATGAGAGATGCCATGCGAAGGAGCTTGGCCGTCCCACTCTGCTTCGTAAAGCTACATGTTGCGCCTTCGTCAATGTTGAGCGGGATCTTAAACCTTGAGTGTGCGGTCCTGCCTCCAGGCATGATAGACGCTGCAACTCCTGATGTCGCAGTTGCCACGGCCATCTTGCCCTCGCTACGAACCTTCCCAAGTAATGCTTTATATAAAAAATTCTTCCCAGTGCCTCCCGGGCCATCTACAAAGAAGACACCTTCATTGCCACTATCGATGGCGGATAATATCTCATCATAGGCGGATTTTTGCTCGAGGTTAAGGGAGGATGCTAGAGAAGCGTGCTTAATGTCTACCTTG includes:
- the LOC104584048 gene encoding uncharacterized protein LOC104584048, which gives rise to MLVVRGFQKNAIDAEIVLGQHAGKRVFLPRIPLCPSDDEMFPFRFKRKQFPIRLSFAMTINKAQGQTIPNVGVYLPDPVFSHGQLYVALSRATARRNIKILAISNCDRDVRSKSGKSRGTETRKILDTAGNGKKGNDLLSKSAKSQGTITRNIVYREVLTM
- the LOC104584049 gene encoding uncharacterized protein LOC104584049, which translates into the protein MAVATATSGVAASIMPGGRTAHSRFKIPLNIDEGATCSFTKQSGTAKLLRMASLIIWDEASMTKRQAVEALDNSMRDIMGRHDLPFGGKTVVFGGDFRQVLPVVRKGTRP